In one Magallana gigas chromosome 7, xbMagGiga1.1, whole genome shotgun sequence genomic region, the following are encoded:
- the LOC105332634 gene encoding tripartite motif-containing protein 3-like, which produces MAFSKSQIPFTAQHYLVCGTEDCEKNCQFYCNPCHRQMCEQCRDEHQKSPDTKNHEVVPYQQRQRPLPEVKCQTHVNRYVDMLCEQCQVPVCSKCAMKDHGRHIFIDLETVYAEKCAICLNEINKIEEYFLPTSQDLLKSTKTDSTEIKKIMESIRTSMRAEAESLKSMVDAVTSDNIKQVNEQEKSLLQLLNSQDKKYNDYISNLNELVKKCHGYLSSKNLQILMNEITKNLKIDPIPETTRLVPPVFTAGQYSKEDITKLLGRVTVPDTKPEIRKIKPMEIASTQIKYTGEQRKQDREKSDMKQTLSLSSSVTNVREYTVPGVNSVRHISLGKSGRLWASDDRGNLVQIDLQGNQLQKISTSGGHGYHTVTQDGDLIYTEKHNKVINRITVDNTIAEFIKTGNWKPFSIYSSHINGDILVGMIKDGEAKVTRYNKTGEEIQNIQRGDIGQRLYNYPRHITENINGDICTSDINKQAVVVVNKSEKHRFSYTGRGSGFYPYGICTDLLGHIIVCDGYNIKVDIIDQDGQFLSLLLTKQQGMVGPRSLCVDDENNLHVGQYTRDTVTVYKYLQ; this is translated from the coding sequence ATGGCATTTTCCAAATCCCAAATACCATTCACAGCCCAGCACTACTTGGTGTGTGGTACTGAAGACTGTGAGAAAAACTGTCAGTTTTACTGCAATCCTTGTCACCGAcaaatgtgtgaacaatgcagAGATGAACATCAGAAAAGTCCGGATACCAAGAACCATGAAGTGGTCCCTTACCAACAACGCCAAAGACCACTTCCAGAAGTTAAATGCCAAACCCATGTAAACCGATATGTAGACATGCTTTGTGAGCAATGTCAGGTTCCTGTTTGTTCCAAATGTGCAATGAAAGACCATGGCAGACACATATTTATAGATTTAGAAACAGTGTATGCAGAAAAATGTGCCATTTGCCTGaatgaaatcaataaaattgaagAATATTTCCTCCCAACTTCACAGGATTTGCTTAAATCCACAAAAACAGACTCTACAGAAATAAAGAAGATTATGGAAAGCATACGCACATCCATGAGGGCCGAAGCAGAGTCTCTTAAAAGTATGGTGGATGCCGTGACATCAGATAATATAAAACAAGTCAATGAACAAGAAAAGTCTCTCCTTCAGCTATTAAATTCCCAAGACAAAAAGTATAATGATTACATTTCTAATCTTAATGAACTTGTAAAAAAGTGCCATGGCTacctttcttctaaaaatcttCAAATCCTTATGAATGAAATTACAAAGAATCTTAAAATAGACCCCATACCAGAGACCACCAGACTAGTCCCTCCAGTATTTACTGCTGGTCAGTACAGCAAGGAGGATATTACCAAACTACTGGGTAGAGTAACTGTTCCTGACACTAAACCAgagatcagaaaaataaaacccatgGAGATTGCCTCgacacaaataaaatatacaggaGAACAGAGGAAACAAGACAGAGAGAAATCTGACATGAAACAAACACTGTCTCTGTCTTCCTCTGTCACCAATGTCAGGGAGTACACAGTACCAGGTGTTAACAGTGTACGTCATATATCACTGGGTAAATCAGGCAGACTCTGGGCCAGTGATGATCGCGGTAACCTTGTCCAAATAGATCTACAGGGGAATCAGCTACAGAAGATATCAACCAGTGGTGGACATGGCTACCACACAGTCACACAGGACGGGGATCTGATCTATACAGAAAAACACAACAAAGTCATCAATAGGATAACAGTGGATAATACAATCgctgaattcattaaaacaggaAACTGGAAACCATTCAGCATATACTCCTCTCACATCAACGGGGACATACTGGTGGGGATGATAAAGGATGGAGAGGCTAAAGTCACCAGGTACAACAAGACAGGAGAGgaaatacagaacatacagaGGGGCGACATAGGACAGAGACTGTATAATTATCCACGCcacatcacagaaaacatcaatggtgatATCTGTACATCAGACATAAACAAACAAGCTGTAGTGGTGGTGAATAAATCAGAAAAACAcaggttctcctacacaggTCGGGGGTCAGGGTTTTATCCCTATGGTATCTGTACTGATCTTCTCGGTCACATCATTGTTTGTGATGGTTATAATATCAAAGTTGACATCATCGATCAGGACGGTCAGTTCTTGTCTCTACTACTAACTAAACAACAAGGAATGGTAGGTCCTCGTAGTCTGTGTGTTGATGATGAGAACAATCTCCATGTGGGACAATATACCAGAGACACAGTGACAGTGTACAAGTATCTACAGTGA
- the LOC105332635 gene encoding bone morphogenetic protein receptor type-1B: protein MEQLMSRLLTKEINMAVRVWRLRDLNVIISFITLLLFLSSCEGVLKCRCSPCHPNAVNDTCIAKFQCFTGLRLVVENGEQVEIISKGCMSEEENSILQCKGHLVPHRLPRTVECCNDEDYCNDFLDPLYVEHNNTLNSVHVEQDEMINPTQLVMILSISSCLVIFLLVVSLLYIRYRKRENNKKEPFMRDQEDQSDSFMSDSTKGLIDQSSGCGSGPPTLIQRTIARNIHLVKSLGKGRFGEVWKGLWREEEVAVKIFFTTEESSWARETELYQSVLLRHDGILGYIASDIKGTGSWTQLFLITEYHENGSLYDFLQTNVLDVEDMLKMCHSAACGLGHLHSEIFGTKGKPAMAHRDIKSRNILVKADGSCCIADLGLAVRFVSESNEVDLPPTSRQGTKRYMAPELLDSSTRRDHFDAYKQADIYAFGLVLWEIARRCISNGIADDYQPPYFETIPANTDPSYEAMKKIVCVDKMRPGFPNRWSSNEYLKMMARLMRECWSHNPGARLTALRVKKTLGGIILQLNKSVKLDEAEKITEITNIIKNSE from the exons ATGGAACAGCTAATGTCAAGGTTGTTAACGAAAGAAATAAATATGGCGGTTCGAGTTTGGCGACTTCGAGACTTGAACgtcataatttcatttattacattacTTTTGTTCTTATCTAGTT GTGAAGGAGTATTGAAGTGCAGATGCTCCCCATGCCATCCTAATGCAGTCAATGACACATGCATTGCAAAATTCCAGTGCTTCACTGGACTAAGATTAGTGGTGGAAAATGGTGAGCAAGTGGAAATCATTAGTAAGGGGTGTATGTCCGAGGAAGAAAACAGCATACTACAG TGTAAAGGCCATTTGGTTCCTCACCGCTTGCCCCGTACAGTAGAGTGCTGTAATGATGAAGATTACTGCAACGACTTCCTGGATCCTTTATATGTGGAACATAACAACACCCTGAATTCTG tgcatgTTGAACAGGATGAGATGATAAACCCCACACAGCTGGTTATGATCTTGTCCATTTCCTCCTGCCTTGTCATATTTCTATTGGTTGTCTCTCTACTATATATAAG GTATAGAAAgagagaaaataacaaaaaagagCCATTCATGCGGGATCAAGAGGACCAGAGTGATTCCTTCATGTCGGACTCCACAAAGGGGCTGATTGACCAGTCCTCTGGCTGTGGATCTGGACCCCCCACACTG ATTCAGAGAACAATAGCCAGAAACATTCACTTGGTGAAGAGTCTAGGGAAAGGGCGGTTCGGAGAGGTTTGGAAAGGACTCTGGAGAGAGGAGGAAGTGGCCGTTAAGATATTTTTTACGACAGAGGAGAGTAGCTGGGCAAGAGAAACAGAGCTTTACCAGTCAGTGTTGCTCAGACATGATGGGATCCTGG GGTACATTGCCTCAGACATCAAGGGGACGGGGTCCTGGACTCAGCTGTTCCTGATCACCGAGTATCACGAGAATGGCTCGCTCTACGACTTCCTCCAGACAAACGTGCTCGATGTGGAGGACATGCTCAAGATGTGTCACAGTGCAGCTTGTGGCCTTGGCCATCTACACTCAGAAATATTTGGTACAAAAG GAAAACCAGCGATGGCTCACAGGGACATCAAGTCCAGAAACATTTTGGTGAAGGCTGATGGCAGTTGTTGTATAGCTGACCTGGGCCTTGCTGTTAGATTTGTCAG CGAGTCTAATGAGGTAGACTTGCCCCCAACCTCTAGACAAGGAACCAAACGTTACATGGCTCCAGAACTGCTAGATAGCTCAACCCGCAGAGACCATTTCGATGCCTACAAACAAGCTGATATTTATGCCTTCGGGCTGGTGTTGTGGGAGATTGCAAGGAGATGCATTTCTAATG GAATTGCTGATGATTACCAACCTCCATACTTTGAGACCATTCCTGCGAATACTGATCCTAGCTATGAGGCCATGAAGAAGATCGTCTGTGTGGACAAGATGAGGCCAGGATTTCCCAACAGATGGTCGTCTAATGAG TACTTAAAAATGATGGCCCGCCTGATGAGGGAGTGTTGGAGTCACAACCCCGGGGCCAGGCTGACAGCCCTGCGCGTGAAAAAGACACTGGGGGGTATTATTTTACAGCTGAACAAAAGCGTGAAGCTGGATGAGGCGGAAAAAATCACCGAAATTACAAACATAATCAAGAATAGTGAGTGA